TTCTCGACAATGTGACTAAGCAATCCTTCGACCCCGCCCGATATCTCCTCGCAGCCGCGAGTCATACCGTCACAAGCGTCTTCAATGTTCTCAACCTGTCCTACCGAGACTTGTGGCATAGATTCAGCTCTGCAAGTAGTCCCTGAGCCGCGAAGCTAACGCCAGCAGGTACGGGATCTGCTCCGAAGCATTTTCCTGAAAAGCTGAGATTTGTTGGAGCAGCAGCGAGTATTTCTCTTCGAATTGTGCCCGCTTTTCATCCTGCCAAGTGTCACCGAGTGCGCCGAATTCCTGGTCCAAGGCGCCGACTTCCTCGGCCAGAGTGTCGATGAAGTGACTCAACGCCTGGACAAAACGCTCAAGTTCTTCAGGATCGGCTACCGCTTGTGACATTGGAACTGCCTCCGCTTTATAATGGCCTACCAGTATCCCTCGTCGCCTTCAGCATCGGCCGATGGTTCTGTGGGGTCGCTTGCGCCAGAGTCACCGCTTGGAGCGGTTTGCGGCTCCGTAGAACCGTCGAGCTTGATGTCATCATCCGCGGGAATCTCATTGGGGTTCTTTGAGTTGGCCCGCGTGGTGACGGATATGGTCACATATTCGAAGAACTTGG
The sequence above is a segment of the Candidatus Thermoplasmatota archaeon genome. Coding sequences within it:
- a CDS encoding WXG100 family type VII secretion target; translation: MSQAVADPEELERFVQALSHFIDTLAEEVGALDQEFGALGDTWQDEKRAQFEEKYSLLLQQISAFQENASEQIPYLLALASRLRDYLQS